One window of the Sparus aurata chromosome 7, fSpaAur1.1, whole genome shotgun sequence genome contains the following:
- the LOC115584908 gene encoding cytosolic sulfotransferase 3-like isoform X1 yields the protein MSDLGMKMDLPRPEMFDFHGVTMVHYFTDSWDKVQNFQARPDDILIATYPKAGTTWGSLILDLLYFGKTSPERQTSIPIYDRVPFLEIYIPSVKSGIDQAESLPTTPRIIKTHFPVQFVPKSFWEQNCKMVYVARNAKDNMVSYFHFDRMNMVQPDPGDWNSYFHRFMEGKLVFGSWYDHVNNWWKKKQTYSNIHYMFYEDMIEDTGREIDKLCSFLGLSPSAEEKNQITGGVQFDNMKKNKMANYSTIPVMDFKISPFMRKGKVGDWKNHFTVAQNEEFDEDYKKKMKDLTLQFRTEI from the exons ATGTCTGATCTAGGGATG aAGATGGATTTACCCCGACCGGAAATGTTTGATTTCCATGGAGTCACAATGGTCCACTATTTCACAGACAGCTGGGACAAGGTTCAGAACTTTCAGGCCAGGCCAGATGATATACTTATTGCAACATACCCAAAAGCAG GTACCACATGGGGCTCCTTAATTCTTGACCTGCTATATTTTGGTAAAACGTCTCCAGAGCGTCAGACATCCATCCCAATCTATGACAGAGTGCCTTTCCTGGAGATCTACATCCCCTCAGTGAAATCAG GCATTGACCAGGCGGAGAGTCTCCCCACCACTCCTCGGATCATTAAAACTCATTTTCCAGTTCAGTTCGTGCCAAAGTCCTTCTGGGAGCAAAACTGCAAG ATGGTCTACGTGGCCCGCAACGCCAAAGACAACATGGTCTCGTATTTTCACTTTGATCGCATGAATATGGTCCAGCCAGATCCTGGAGACTGGAACAGCTACTTCCACAGGTTCATGGAGggaaaat TGGTGTTTGGATCCTGGTACGACCATGTGAACAACTGgtggaagaagaaacagaccTACTCAAACATCCATTACATGTTCTACGAAGACATGATCGAG GACACTGGACGGGAAATAGACAAACTCTGCTCCTTCCTTGGTTTGTCTCCTTCGGCCGAGGAGAAGAATCAAATCACAGGCGGAGTGCAGTTTGACAACATGAAGAAGaacaaaatggccaattatTCTACAATCCCCGTTATGGATTTCAAGATTTCTCCTTTCATGAGAAAAG gGAAGGTTGGTGACTGGAAGAACCATTTCACTGTGGCCCAGAATGAAGAGTTTGATGAAGACTACAAGAAAAAGATGAAGGACCTCACACTTCAGTTCCGCACTGAAATCTGA
- the LOC115584908 gene encoding cytosolic sulfotransferase 3-like isoform X2 has translation MSDLGMMDLPRPEMFDFHGVTMVHYFTDSWDKVQNFQARPDDILIATYPKAGTTWGSLILDLLYFGKTSPERQTSIPIYDRVPFLEIYIPSVKSGIDQAESLPTTPRIIKTHFPVQFVPKSFWEQNCKMVYVARNAKDNMVSYFHFDRMNMVQPDPGDWNSYFHRFMEGKLVFGSWYDHVNNWWKKKQTYSNIHYMFYEDMIEDTGREIDKLCSFLGLSPSAEEKNQITGGVQFDNMKKNKMANYSTIPVMDFKISPFMRKGKVGDWKNHFTVAQNEEFDEDYKKKMKDLTLQFRTEI, from the exons ATGTCTGATCTAGGGATG ATGGATTTACCCCGACCGGAAATGTTTGATTTCCATGGAGTCACAATGGTCCACTATTTCACAGACAGCTGGGACAAGGTTCAGAACTTTCAGGCCAGGCCAGATGATATACTTATTGCAACATACCCAAAAGCAG GTACCACATGGGGCTCCTTAATTCTTGACCTGCTATATTTTGGTAAAACGTCTCCAGAGCGTCAGACATCCATCCCAATCTATGACAGAGTGCCTTTCCTGGAGATCTACATCCCCTCAGTGAAATCAG GCATTGACCAGGCGGAGAGTCTCCCCACCACTCCTCGGATCATTAAAACTCATTTTCCAGTTCAGTTCGTGCCAAAGTCCTTCTGGGAGCAAAACTGCAAG ATGGTCTACGTGGCCCGCAACGCCAAAGACAACATGGTCTCGTATTTTCACTTTGATCGCATGAATATGGTCCAGCCAGATCCTGGAGACTGGAACAGCTACTTCCACAGGTTCATGGAGggaaaat TGGTGTTTGGATCCTGGTACGACCATGTGAACAACTGgtggaagaagaaacagaccTACTCAAACATCCATTACATGTTCTACGAAGACATGATCGAG GACACTGGACGGGAAATAGACAAACTCTGCTCCTTCCTTGGTTTGTCTCCTTCGGCCGAGGAGAAGAATCAAATCACAGGCGGAGTGCAGTTTGACAACATGAAGAAGaacaaaatggccaattatTCTACAATCCCCGTTATGGATTTCAAGATTTCTCCTTTCATGAGAAAAG gGAAGGTTGGTGACTGGAAGAACCATTTCACTGTGGCCCAGAATGAAGAGTTTGATGAAGACTACAAGAAAAAGATGAAGGACCTCACACTTCAGTTCCGCACTGAAATCTGA
- the LOC115584904 gene encoding cytosolic sulfotransferase 1-like has protein sequence MQSTEKKPAVVRMSDDPKKMEFTRSVLFDFHGVQMTKYFTENWEKIQNFQARPDDILIATYPKAGTTWVSVILDLLYFGKTAPERHTSIPIYERVPFLEITFPSMDSGVDLAENLATTPRLIKTHLPIQFVPKSFWEQNCKIVYVARNAKDNMVSYFHMDRMTLTQPDPGDWNTYLHRFMEGKVLFGSWYDHVNNWWKKKQTYSKLHYMFYEDMIEDTGREIDKLCFFLGLSPSAEEKNQIMYGVQFDNMKKNDMTNYSTFHVMDFKISTFMRKGEVGDWKNHFTVAQNEEFEEDYKKRMTDHTLQFRTEV, from the exons ATGCAGTCTACAGAGAAGAAACCAGCAGTGGTCAGAATGTCTGATGATCCAAAGAAG atggAGTTCACTCGATCAGTGCTCTTTGATTTCCACGGAGTCCAAATGACCAAATATTTCACTGAAAACTGGGAGAAGATTCAAAACTTTCAGGCCAGGCCAGATGATATACTTATCGCAACATACCCAAAGGCAG gaACCACGTGGGTGTCTGTGATCCTTGACCTGCTGTATTTTGGTAAAACAGCTCCAGAGCGTCACACATCCATCCCGATCTATGAAAGAGTGCCTTTCTTGGAGATCACCTTCCCGTCTATGGATTCAG GAGTTGACCTGGCGGAGAACCTTGCCACCACTCCACGACTGATTAAAACTCATCTTCCAATCCAGTTTGTGCCAAAGTCGTTTTGGGAACAAAACTGCAAG ATAGTCTACGTGGCCCGCAATGCCAAAGACAACATGGTCTCATATTTTCACATGGATCGCATGACTTTGACCCAGCCAGACCCTGGAGACTGGAACACCTACCTCCACAGATTCATGGAGGGAAAGG TACTGTTTGGATCCTGGTATGACCATGTGAACAACTGgtggaagaagaaacagaccTACTCAAAACTCCATTACATGTTCTACGAAGACATGATCGAg GACACTGGACGGGAAATAGACAAACTCTGCTTCTTTCTTGGTTTGTCTCCTTCAGCTGAGGAGAAGAATCAAATCATGTATGGAGTGCAGTTtgacaacatgaaaaagaaCGACATGACCAACTATTCAACATTCCATGTTATGGATTTCAAGATTTCTACTTTCATGAGAAAAG GGGAGGTCGGCGACTGGAAGAACCATTTCACTGTGGCCCAGAATGAAGAGTTTGAGGAAGATTACAAGAAAAGGATGACGGACCACACACTTCAATTCCGCACTGAGGTCTGA